The following proteins are encoded in a genomic region of Candidatus Bathyarchaeota archaeon:
- a CDS encoding oligosaccharide flippase family protein produces the protein MDKALQMGKSSATGSFHLLIGVVASSVIMAVGTLILASLLSDNELGLYGVALIPASMINFFRDLGVNSAMTQQIAALRSSGRDSEIHKVIVSGTIFELIGGVALSLACFALSGPLAIILQRPEVTNLIAIYSLSIFTGAVIAATSAIFIGYERMWLNSSATIVQSVVKTSLGPLLVILGFSVLGAVVAATVSVLAGALVSFALIYFKLYRYLKKDKIPWSEITASIKSMLNYGVPLSVSNLVVGLLPQAVAFLMAVYASNPTMGNYYAATYFNVIITFVSFPIATALFPAFSKLDPKKESGLLQTVFATSVKYTSLLMIPVAMIMITLAAPIVNTLFPADGIINSLFVVGAAPKFPYAAMFLALSSLISLLPLFGTISLGTFQTGIRETNQIMKQSILSLVISLPATYFLIVYLKSIGGEAFAVVGGILGILLSCLPGPMWGLYWSWKKYGVKANFKSSGKIFIAALFASLVTFVFITFVSLPYSILLVLGFIIFVTVYLVTAPLIGAVSQADIDNFKTMFSGLGIVSKILNLPLLLMRKICRENGYKKE, from the coding sequence ATTTGTTAATCGGAGTGGTAGCATCATCAGTAATCATGGCTGTCGGCACCCTGATCTTAGCATCCCTCCTATCAGACAACGAATTAGGGCTGTACGGTGTAGCCTTAATTCCCGCGTCAATGATTAACTTCTTTAGAGATTTAGGCGTCAACTCAGCAATGACCCAGCAAATCGCTGCGTTGCGGTCTTCTGGGCGTGACTCTGAAATTCATAAAGTGATTGTTTCTGGGACAATTTTTGAATTAATCGGCGGCGTAGCCCTCTCTTTGGCTTGCTTTGCCCTTTCAGGTCCTCTGGCTATTATCCTACAAAGACCTGAAGTTACCAATTTAATCGCAATCTACTCACTGTCTATCTTTACGGGTGCTGTGATTGCAGCTACATCCGCGATTTTCATTGGGTATGAACGCATGTGGCTTAACAGTTCCGCTACCATCGTTCAGTCTGTAGTTAAAACTTCTCTTGGACCCTTATTGGTTATTCTCGGCTTTAGTGTTTTAGGCGCCGTTGTTGCAGCAACTGTCTCTGTTTTGGCGGGTGCACTGGTTTCGTTTGCACTGATTTATTTCAAACTGTACCGATATCTTAAAAAAGATAAAATCCCTTGGAGCGAAATCACTGCAAGCATAAAATCAATGCTAAACTATGGTGTTCCTCTTTCTGTTTCAAATTTGGTTGTGGGGTTGTTGCCTCAAGCGGTTGCTTTCCTGATGGCAGTTTATGCTTCAAACCCTACCATGGGTAACTATTACGCTGCAACATACTTTAACGTCATTATAACCTTTGTCTCTTTTCCAATAGCCACTGCTCTTTTCCCAGCATTCTCCAAATTGGACCCAAAAAAGGAATCGGGCCTTCTACAAACAGTTTTTGCAACTTCAGTAAAATACACATCTTTACTTATGATTCCCGTAGCAATGATTATGATTACCCTCGCTGCACCAATAGTTAACACACTATTTCCCGCAGACGGCATAATCAACTCTCTTTTTGTTGTTGGAGCAGCTCCCAAGTTTCCTTATGCAGCCATGTTTTTGGCGCTCTCTTCATTAATTAGTCTCTTGCCCCTTTTTGGCACAATTAGTTTAGGCACGTTTCAAACCGGTATTCGAGAAACTAACCAGATAATGAAACAAAGTATTTTGTCCTTGGTGATTTCGCTTCCTGCAACGTACTTTTTGATTGTATATCTTAAATCAATTGGTGGAGAAGCCTTTGCTGTTGTTGGTGGTATTCTTGGAATTTTGCTTTCATGCTTGCCGGGTCCTATGTGGGGTCTGTATTGGAGTTGGAAAAAATATGGCGTAAAAGCCAACTTTAAGTCTTCAGGAAAAATCTTCATTGCAGCCCTATTTGCATCATTAGTCACGTTTGTATTTATTACATTTGTTAGTTTGCCCTACTCAATATTGCTTGTTTTGGGTTTCATCATTTTCGTAACAGTTTACTTAGTTACAGCTCCGTTGATTGGCGCGGTTAGTCAAGCAGACATTGATAATTTTAAAACAATGTTTTCTGGGTTGGGAATTGTTTCTAAAATTCTTAATTTGCCCTTACTTTTAATGCGTAAAATCTGTAGGGAAAACGGCTACAAAAAAGAATAG
- a CDS encoding metal-dependent hydrolase, which translates to MAIAYLLGKASAKALHTKINIPLILVASILPDIDIVFSTISGTELHRGITHSILFAVILFLPFFWKYKKQAIPYFIAFLSHSLIADFIMGGNVQLLWPLQASYGLAELGGPFIDVFSVGDEIVELALFAVAVTLMIKTGDYRVFFKADKTNLFMIIPTATVLLPPLIGYPLSQPLICTFPALALSHVVCLVVFVAAITITLRSLKSFQDLYKPN; encoded by the coding sequence ATGGCTATAGCATACCTTCTCGGTAAAGCATCCGCAAAAGCCCTCCACACTAAAATAAACATACCCCTCATACTTGTCGCCTCCATATTACCCGACATAGACATAGTATTTAGCACAATCTCGGGGACAGAATTACACCGTGGCATAACACACTCAATACTTTTTGCAGTAATCCTGTTTTTACCCTTTTTCTGGAAATACAAAAAACAAGCCATACCCTACTTCATAGCCTTCTTATCCCACTCTCTAATCGCAGACTTCATAATGGGTGGAAACGTGCAGCTTTTGTGGCCTTTGCAGGCTAGTTATGGTTTAGCTGAGCTTGGAGGTCCCTTTATTGACGTGTTTAGTGTAGGGGACGAGATTGTTGAGCTTGCGCTGTTTGCGGTTGCTGTAACCTTAATGATTAAAACTGGTGATTATCGCGTGTTTTTCAAAGCAGACAAAACTAACCTGTTTATGATAATTCCAACCGCCACTGTGCTTCTTCCGCCCCTAATCGGCTACCCCCTCTCACAACCGCTAATCTGCACTTTCCCTGCTTTGGCACTATCCCATGTGGTTTGTCTTGTTGTGTTTGTGGCAGCCATCACGATAACCCTCCGCTCCCTTAAATCATTTCAAGACCTCTACAAACCCAACTAA
- a CDS encoding anaerobic ribonucleoside-triphosphate reductase activating protein: MKFSGLQKTSLLDFPDKIASVLFTPGCNLRCPYCHNWRIATNPQPPFLAEGLAWEILEARKKYVDAVVITGGEPCMHKELPQFIAKLKEHGFLVKLDTNGFYPDVLQECLSSVDYVALDVKTSPEKYPLLGAKDISGFLRSIELLKTSNVPCEFRITVVPEIVTAQDIAVIAELLKGAKTVALQQFIANDTLDKRFETLNQYPPETFQEFADTLKKSVGNVILRI, translated from the coding sequence ATGAAGTTTAGCGGACTACAAAAAACCAGTTTACTTGATTTCCCCGACAAAATAGCTAGCGTACTGTTCACTCCTGGATGCAACCTGCGCTGCCCCTACTGCCACAACTGGCGCATAGCAACCAACCCCCAACCGCCCTTTCTCGCGGAAGGGCTAGCGTGGGAGATTTTGGAGGCACGCAAAAAATACGTTGATGCCGTCGTTATTACAGGCGGAGAACCCTGCATGCACAAAGAATTGCCCCAGTTCATAGCCAAACTCAAAGAACATGGTTTCTTAGTGAAGCTGGATACAAACGGGTTTTATCCAGATGTACTGCAAGAGTGCCTCTCAAGCGTTGATTATGTAGCGTTAGATGTTAAAACCAGCCCTGAAAAGTACCCTCTTTTAGGTGCAAAAGACATTTCAGGTTTTCTACGTTCCATTGAACTGCTCAAAACAAGCAATGTTCCTTGCGAGTTCCGCATAACAGTGGTTCCCGAAATTGTAACCGCCCAAGACATCGCCGTCATCGCCGAACTATTAAAAGGCGCAAAAACCGTTGCGCTGCAACAATTCATAGCAAACGATACATTGGACAAACGTTTTGAGACACTAAACCAATATCCGCCAGAGACATTCCAAGAATTCGCTGATACACTAAAGAAGTCTGTTGGTAATGTGATTTTACGAATTTAA
- a CDS encoding ribonucleoside triphosphate reductase, with the protein MKFVLKRDSKLEPFDQERITHAIWKAVKSVGGRDKEQAKRISDEVMAELNKKYGEDGVPTVEEIQDIVEKRLIENGHAQTAKAYILYRKQHNDMRELAALLSSSDMVDQYLQLEDWRVKENSNMSYSLQGLNNYLSSTVIAKYWISRIYPQKIAESHFSGDIHIHDLGVLGPYCVGWDISDLLMSGFGGVAGKIESKPAKHFRTALGQIVNFFYTLQGEAAGAQAFSNFDTYLAPFIRYDHLQQKDVEQALQEFFFNMNVPTRVGFQTPFTNLTLDLTVPSFMKNEAVIYNGKVTQDTYGDMTKEMEMFNVAFAEVMKQGDSKGRVFTFPIPTYNITKDFDWDSKVSQAIFEVTAKYGVPYFSNFVNSDMKPEDVRSMCCRLRIDNRELRKRGGGFFGANPLTGSIGVVTLNIPRIGYLAKDEAEFFERLEKLMETAKASLEIKRKVLEAFTENGLYPYSRRYLRHVYEGYGRYWKNHFSTIGIVGINEAVINLIGQNIASKEGQAFAVKILSFMRKHLVDYQEETGSIYNLEATPAEGTSYRLARLDQKRYRNIIFANQKQILANRAEPFYTNSSQLPVDFSGDLFDALENQETLQSLYTGGTVFHIFLGERLQSWKSAAELIKKVAWNSKLPYFTLTPTFSVCPTHGYQSGEHKTCPVCGATSEIYSRVVGYLRPVDQWNDGKRAEFDIRKTFDRSTVQQTAQVPAST; encoded by the coding sequence ATGAAGTTCGTATTAAAACGTGATAGTAAACTAGAACCCTTCGATCAAGAACGTATTACACATGCCATTTGGAAAGCAGTAAAATCAGTGGGTGGTAGAGACAAAGAACAAGCCAAACGCATCAGCGATGAAGTCATGGCTGAACTCAACAAGAAATATGGCGAAGATGGCGTACCAACAGTTGAAGAAATCCAAGACATAGTTGAGAAACGTTTAATCGAAAACGGTCATGCCCAAACAGCAAAAGCCTACATCCTCTACCGTAAACAACACAATGACATGCGTGAACTCGCAGCGCTCCTGAGTTCTTCAGACATGGTAGACCAGTACCTGCAGCTTGAAGATTGGAGGGTTAAAGAAAACAGCAACATGAGCTACTCCCTGCAGGGACTAAACAATTATCTTTCTTCAACAGTAATCGCCAAATACTGGATTTCACGAATTTACCCACAAAAAATAGCGGAATCACACTTTTCAGGCGACATACACATCCACGATTTAGGCGTACTGGGGCCCTACTGTGTCGGTTGGGACATAAGTGACCTTCTAATGTCAGGTTTTGGAGGTGTAGCTGGAAAAATTGAGAGCAAACCCGCAAAACACTTCCGCACCGCATTAGGTCAAATTGTAAACTTTTTCTATACCCTTCAAGGTGAAGCTGCTGGAGCACAAGCGTTTAGCAACTTTGACACATACCTTGCTCCTTTCATTCGATATGACCATTTACAGCAGAAAGATGTTGAGCAGGCGCTTCAAGAGTTCTTCTTCAACATGAACGTTCCAACTCGTGTGGGTTTCCAAACACCTTTCACCAATTTAACCTTAGACTTAACTGTTCCTAGTTTCATGAAAAACGAAGCCGTCATCTACAACGGTAAAGTAACCCAAGATACCTACGGCGACATGACCAAAGAAATGGAAATGTTCAACGTAGCCTTCGCAGAAGTCATGAAACAAGGTGATAGCAAAGGCAGAGTTTTCACTTTCCCAATCCCAACATACAACATAACCAAAGACTTTGACTGGGACTCCAAAGTGTCGCAAGCAATCTTTGAAGTCACCGCCAAATACGGCGTACCATACTTTAGCAACTTTGTTAACAGCGACATGAAACCCGAAGACGTACGCAGCATGTGTTGCCGTCTAAGAATTGACAATCGTGAACTCCGAAAACGTGGAGGAGGCTTCTTTGGAGCAAACCCCCTTACAGGTAGCATCGGAGTAGTCACACTTAACATTCCAAGAATTGGATATCTCGCTAAGGATGAAGCGGAATTCTTTGAGCGACTAGAAAAACTCATGGAAACCGCTAAAGCCAGCTTAGAAATAAAACGTAAAGTCCTTGAAGCATTCACCGAAAACGGCTTGTACCCCTACAGCAGACGCTACCTACGCCATGTCTACGAGGGATATGGCAGATACTGGAAAAATCACTTCTCAACCATCGGCATAGTAGGCATAAACGAAGCCGTCATTAACTTGATTGGGCAAAATATCGCCTCAAAAGAGGGGCAAGCTTTCGCCGTTAAAATACTCTCGTTCATGCGTAAGCATCTTGTAGATTATCAGGAGGAAACAGGCAGCATATACAATCTTGAAGCCACTCCGGCAGAGGGCACATCATACCGTCTTGCCCGCTTAGATCAAAAACGCTACCGCAACATCATCTTTGCCAACCAAAAACAAATCCTTGCTAATCGCGCGGAACCCTTCTACACTAACAGTTCTCAGTTACCTGTTGACTTTTCAGGTGACCTCTTTGATGCACTGGAAAATCAGGAAACCCTGCAGTCACTATATACCGGTGGAACTGTTTTCCACATCTTCCTTGGAGAACGCTTGCAATCATGGAAGTCTGCTGCTGAACTTATAAAGAAAGTTGCATGGAACTCAAAACTGCCTTACTTCACATTAACACCTACCTTTAGCGTCTGCCCAACACATGGCTACCAAAGCGGAGAACACAAAACCTGCCCAGTCTGCGGTGCAACAAGCGAGATTTACTCGCGAGTAGTCGGCTATCTGCGTCCTGTTGACCAGTGGAACGATGGCAAACGAGCAGAATTCGATATACGCAAAACCTTTGACCGCTCAACAGTACAGCAAACTGCTCAAGTTCCAGCGTCAACTTAA
- the nrdR gene encoding transcriptional regulator NrdR: MKCPYCASENFKTLETRDSPDNSTRRRKECVNCGKRFTTYEYVETVELMVRKKDNKLERFDVNKIIRGLQKACEKRPVSMSQINELAGLVRQDLMLKGTEEVATAEIGDLIMKYIKNVDRVAYIRFASVYKKFEEPEDFRRVLLEVKKK; the protein is encoded by the coding sequence ATGAAATGCCCCTACTGCGCCTCAGAAAACTTCAAAACACTCGAAACACGCGACTCCCCAGACAACAGCACGCGCAGAAGAAAAGAATGCGTAAACTGCGGCAAACGCTTCACAACTTATGAGTACGTGGAAACAGTGGAATTGATGGTGCGCAAAAAAGACAACAAGCTTGAACGCTTCGACGTTAACAAAATAATCCGCGGCTTACAAAAAGCATGCGAAAAACGCCCTGTTTCAATGAGCCAAATCAACGAGTTAGCTGGACTTGTACGTCAAGATTTGATGCTAAAAGGTACCGAAGAAGTCGCCACTGCTGAAATCGGCGATTTAATAATGAAGTACATCAAAAACGTCGACCGCGTAGCGTACATTCGCTTCGCATCAGTTTACAAAAAATTTGAAGAGCCTGAAGACTTCAGGCGAGTACTCCTTGAGGTAAAGAAAAAATGA
- a CDS encoding DUF2213 domain-containing protein, giving the protein MPWEETEKQIRSGHKAPEDFQKDTQKTITLNEQEGIQAIIAKPNGKETLEIQSYLFSKDKGWTIEKAQEWFNKLHPTKEHLHIIMPFAIAEKILDQPLKIRGLAMSTGLSRNMNFYTPQELEAFAGKLADAPVYLEHVSAQNAVGKVTRAEWDGKNIIYEAEIYDEDTAEKIRRGLLQHVSVGADYQTVDQVNGKVPHGLFNAEMSLVAVPGISETNIQIIEKLHLKEQAYEPILSGEYTLGFYQDTAAFLPEHFSTVWLDKEKGVLAVMGKPQEQPSLQRTQAIFFSKGHWDQTSIKDWLSLHPSYQTPVTTPTLPDSNPVPSLTQKTPEPSIPVSQAAKLIE; this is encoded by the coding sequence ATGCCATGGGAAGAAACAGAAAAACAAATCAGAAGCGGGCACAAAGCGCCTGAAGACTTCCAAAAAGATACCCAGAAAACCATTACTCTAAACGAACAAGAAGGAATCCAAGCAATAATTGCAAAGCCAAATGGTAAAGAAACATTGGAAATTCAAAGTTACCTATTCTCAAAAGACAAAGGCTGGACAATAGAGAAAGCCCAAGAATGGTTCAACAAACTCCACCCCACAAAAGAACACCTCCACATAATAATGCCCTTCGCAATCGCCGAGAAAATTCTAGACCAACCCCTCAAAATTCGCGGTTTAGCCATGTCCACGGGACTGAGTCGAAACATGAATTTTTACACGCCACAAGAACTTGAGGCTTTCGCAGGCAAACTTGCAGATGCACCTGTTTATCTTGAGCATGTTTCAGCGCAGAATGCGGTGGGCAAAGTCACCCGTGCAGAATGGGACGGCAAAAACATCATCTATGAAGCAGAAATCTATGACGAAGACACCGCAGAGAAGATTCGCAGAGGCTTACTTCAGCACGTAAGCGTGGGAGCGGATTATCAAACAGTTGACCAAGTAAATGGCAAAGTCCCCCATGGCCTTTTTAACGCGGAGATGAGTTTGGTGGCGGTTCCAGGAATTTCAGAAACCAACATCCAAATCATCGAAAAACTTCACCTCAAAGAACAAGCATACGAGCCCATATTGTCGGGCGAATACACACTGGGATTTTATCAAGACACCGCAGCTTTTCTGCCCGAACATTTCAGCACAGTTTGGTTGGATAAGGAAAAAGGTGTTTTAGCCGTAATGGGCAAGCCACAAGAACAACCCAGCCTTCAGCGTACCCAAGCCATATTCTTCTCTAAAGGTCACTGGGACCAAACCAGTATCAAAGACTGGCTTAGCCTGCACCCAAGCTACCAAACACCAGTCACAACTCCAACCCTGCCCGACAGCAACCCCGTACCAAGTTTAACCCAAAAAACCCCCGAACCCAGCATCCCAGTAAGTCAAGCCGCGAAGCTAATAGAATAG
- a CDS encoding DUF2190 family protein: protein MTDLTEKTWLSIGETDDPNAIIESFEAEAPVTKGDPVYLSSDHKVSPAAAAQECIGIAVKSANAEAQCPVLVKGRVKVKAGEAITRGKAVYGADSSNRVLELSDQAVDEAGSATYTLYFNRKLGTALETTATADDLLFIQL from the coding sequence ATGACTGATTTAACCGAGAAAACTTGGCTTTCAATAGGCGAAACCGACGACCCAAACGCCATAATCGAATCCTTTGAGGCAGAAGCACCCGTAACCAAAGGCGACCCTGTCTATTTAAGCTCAGACCACAAAGTTTCACCCGCCGCAGCCGCACAGGAATGTATAGGCATAGCAGTTAAAAGCGCAAATGCCGAGGCTCAATGTCCCGTGCTGGTTAAGGGCAGAGTTAAGGTGAAGGCTGGCGAAGCAATCACGCGGGGCAAAGCAGTTTACGGCGCTGACTCATCTAATCGTGTTTTAGAACTCTCCGATCAGGCTGTAGACGAAGCTGGTTCAGCAACCTATACGCTCTATTTTAACCGCAAACTTGGAACCGCCCTAGAAACCACCGCAACCGCTGACGACTTGCTGTTCATCCAACTGTAG
- a CDS encoding phage major capsid protein: MKPKLFESLIAQDGEFKEHLETLKHKTAVHPFLKRYCEVGVKEGLFSDTISAIGHMHDTLVQAAYPDMIGRNIITVMPTTEPVERFPLDEKAVAYKYAEGAATRLSGSKNGITDIYTNILAESSEEWTREFLEDATWNVMNTMVDKVGRALGEEETNRIIELYGDIADEDLASGDTLDQDDAIMDWDAVVNLHNAVRSENWRPTVLAVNETQLHQLLTDDKFIHAQYLPAGQTDLDQATISNVLGMRVQASTLVPNGTAYAIDTRVASVMLLRRDVTVEDWEDIKNGKYGVRATTRFGIGILRSNAIAKMTGISDELT, translated from the coding sequence ATGAAACCTAAACTTTTTGAATCTCTCATAGCACAAGACGGCGAATTCAAAGAACACCTCGAAACCCTCAAACATAAAACCGCAGTCCATCCCTTCCTTAAACGCTACTGCGAAGTAGGCGTAAAGGAAGGCTTGTTTAGCGACACTATCTCAGCCATCGGCCACATGCACGACACGCTAGTTCAGGCAGCTTACCCCGACATGATAGGCAGAAACATCATCACTGTCATGCCAACCACTGAACCCGTAGAGCGTTTCCCGCTGGACGAGAAAGCAGTCGCCTACAAGTACGCGGAAGGAGCAGCCACACGTCTAAGTGGCTCAAAAAACGGCATCACAGACATATACACCAACATCCTAGCCGAATCCTCAGAGGAGTGGACCCGCGAGTTTCTTGAAGACGCAACCTGGAACGTAATGAACACCATGGTTGACAAGGTCGGCAGAGCCCTTGGCGAAGAAGAAACCAACCGCATCATCGAACTCTACGGAGACATAGCAGACGAAGACCTAGCAAGCGGAGACACACTGGACCAAGATGATGCTATTATGGATTGGGATGCAGTTGTAAACCTGCACAATGCGGTTCGCTCAGAAAACTGGCGCCCAACCGTTTTGGCAGTTAACGAAACCCAACTCCACCAGCTACTAACCGACGACAAATTCATACACGCGCAATACCTCCCAGCTGGACAAACAGACCTTGACCAAGCAACAATCTCAAACGTGCTAGGCATGAGAGTTCAAGCAAGCACGCTGGTGCCTAACGGAACCGCCTATGCCATTGATACACGTGTCGCTTCTGTGATGCTTCTGCGCCGAGACGTAACTGTTGAGGATTGGGAAGATATCAAAAACGGCAAATACGGCGTACGAGCAACCACACGATTTGGCATTGGAATCCTACGAAGCAACGCAATCGCCAAGATGACAGGAATATCTGACGAGTTAACCTGA